The nucleotide sequence TATAACTAGAAGAATACcattatactgacatctgcaggaggaacacataaacaaacgccaaccactgaattacaggctcctgactttggacaggcacatacatagatatTGTGGTGGGATTAGATATGTTAGCGTgctcccaaccctcccctaacctgttATTGTTTCGGTTGAAAGGTGTGTTGTGTCGTATCGTTTGTTGTCCAAATGATTATAAGATTGGCTTTCAGCACCATCCTTATCATATTCCTTAATGTGACTGTTACATGTATACTgaatgtgaatttgcattgcttTGCAGCATGTCTTAGTGTTTGGTAGATCTAACATTCAtggtttattttctatgtttctaTTATAGTTTCGGTTGGATAATCTGTTATGCCTTATTttttgtcagtggcggatccagaacgtTTTTTAAGGGGAGCCGCTCCAGTCATggatcagtgattccctatataatcaaccattttttttcaacgAAAAGGGTACCTGGGCACCCAAGCCTCCTGAATCCGCCTATGTTTATAgttctgaaaaaatataaaattacctTTCCATACCATCATTGTCATTAAAACTGCCTGCACgattattgtaaaataattgtataaaattcGAGGTTGCATGTTGATTACGGAAGTGCGTCactgtttttgatttttgatttccTGTGTTTATCGTTGATTGAATATATTCGTTGTTTTTGTATGTGGTTTGTATGttgactattatattatttgtttgtgcgtttctcttttatgaatgttcttgcattttaTCTGCATGTTCATTGAACGattgtatatttgtattgtcaGTTTTACGGACTTTCCCTTTTTAGTTTTTTAGTTtaccatttgacgtggctctgtactaatGCATCTCGGCGTACTTTGAACAACATTACTTTGTATATACATGTGTGAAGCCAAACGCACGATTCTACGTCGGAGTTTATGTTAATACAACCATGTGTCTGTTAAGATTAAGGATTCGGTCCCAGTACTTAAAATCATTCAATACTTTATGGGTGGATTTTACATAGAGAAacaaaatcgtataatataaaaGCATAGTGAGGTTGTTAAATGTGTGCTTCTGTGTTACATTTGTCTTGTAGTGATTAAGAtgaaaacacaatgttgactgatgtaaccctgtttttgacattttaacctattgtgtctgtttattttattcacgcatcgttgtcaatataatgaaatttgatgcgactgtcatacaagtgagatgtttagctagctataaatccagGTCCAAGACaccattttctatttaaaaaaattcaggaatatgacagatatCAATCCGTTTGACGTTTTTGAgattttgactttgccattttaTAAGGGACTATGAATTTTTCTGTGAGTTCggtatccatttgtttgatgtgtttgagcttttgattttgccatttgatatcttataaagtataaatagatatcaaaggtaccaggattataatttagtccgccatacgcgcgtttcgtctacataagactcatcagtgacgctcatatcaaaatatttataaagccaaacaagtacaaagttgaagagccttgaggatccaaaattccaaaaagttgtgccaaatacggctaaagtaatctatgcccgggataagaaaatcctttgtttttcgaaaaattcaaagttttgtaaacaggaaatttataaaaatgaccacattattgatgttcatgtcaacaccgaagtgttgactactgggctggtgataccctcggggacgaaacgtccaccagcagtggcatcgacccagtggtgtaaatatttatcaaaggtaccaggattataatttagtacgccagacgcgcgtttcgtctacataagactcatcagtgacgctcatatcaaaatatttataaagccaaacaagtacaaagttgaacatccttgaggatccaaaattccaaaaagttgtgccaaatacggctaaagtaatctatgcccgagataagaaaatcctttgtttttcgaaaaattcaaagttttgtaaacaggaaatttataaaaatgaccacattattgatgttcatgtcaacaccgaagtgttgactactgggctggtgataccctcggggacgaaacgtccaccagcagtggcatcgacccagtggtgtaaatatttatcaaaggtaccaggattataatttagtacgccagacgcgcgtttcgtctacataagactcatcagtgacgctcatatcaaaatatttataaagccaaacaagtacaaagttgaacatccttgaggatccaaaattccaaaaagttgtgccaaatacggctaaagtaatctatgcccgggataagaaaatcctttgtttttcgaaaaattcaaagttttgtaaacaggaaatttataaaaatgaccacattattgatgttcatgtcaacaccgaagtgttgactactgggctggtgataccctcggggacgaaacgtccaccagcagtggcatcaattAAAGTGATGGGTTTTGGAAGATAGTTGAcgtgtctcattgacaatcttGAAACTCTAAATGTAGATTTATTGACACCATACATAAtataaattaaagtgcacatggGAATAGTTCGAAGTTACAATCTATTTTTCATGGTCATCAGTCCTCATTCAAATAAATTCCTCACTCAATTCCAAGATGTAAGAAGTTGGCTAAACCAGTTCaagctattttttttacatctttccTTATACTGCTTTCAGAAAGTATACTTTATGTCTAAAAGTTCAAATTATCCATTCAAATTAATATCCAACGATATTTAATTTACTCTTCAATTACTATCATCACCATCGTCTTCGTCGATATCGGAAACATCAGGTCCAAAGTCCGACATCCGAGAGAACAAATCGTCCTGTGTGAGGAATGTGTCGATGGTCGAGCCTGTACTATGGTGACTATGACTAGGGAATACAGCTCTTTGTCCTCTACATAATGACTTTGGATGGACACAAATCCCTGGCATTTGAGGTCCAGCTTTAAAATAAAAGGAATAAAGAAAATTACATTATGAtttattgaaaaagttatcaaacagtGCTTTTGATGGCAAATATGGTAAAATAAAACCTTTTAGCTTACATATACGACAACTAAATGCAACCGATTTCTAAGAGCCACAATGTCTCATTGTAAACTACGAAACCATAAAGActgatatatataaatagtttacaaaataaatataagaggaaGAAGCACAGTTAGTTACCATCGAAAAACTAATCACACGTCAGTACATTTTATCTCtataacaaacatatatatacatgatataatcaAGCAAAGTATTTTTGACTAAAATGAATCGACAATAACAGATATTTGGGACACaaatgccacaaaaccaggttcaacccaccattttgttttattaaaatgtccggaactaagtcaggaaaatggccattgttatattatagttcgtttctgtgtgtgttatattttaatggtgtgtttctgctgtgttgtagttctcctcttatatttgatgtgcttccctcagttttagtttgtaacccggatttatttttttcctctatcgatttatgaatttcgaacagctgtatactactgttgcctttatatacccAGATCaatcaaaagatttttttgtctCACCTTGACGTAACTTATTTACGCTATTTCCAACGACGATGGCGTTTTCGTGGTCAACAAATCGATGAAGAGAATTTCAGTTTAAAGGGAACCACCAAAGATaaatcaaagatatttggtatgcagttgtataagctaTACAAAATCTAATTCCATTTAAGATACCTTGGTGTTCTCCCTTAGTCATGGTCAATTGACTTTTGCATAGTTTATACGGTAAAGattaaataaatcaataatatttggtatgcagttgtataagcattagcacatctcattttcatggCGATTATTGGTTCCCGCCCCTCGGTTATgttctattgactttgaaacttttaaatagtttacatgttaaagtttatgattaggtcagtttaaagAAACCACTTATGATAGGTCAATGGAAATTAGATTGTAGTTTTATTAACATTGGCAAACATTATATCACAGAAATATTATGGTTTTATTTCTTGAgttatggttcattgactttgagtATTTTTGCATAATTTACATGTTACAGTATTtatcttcaaatttgaaaatttgcattttactttcaaattatatacagatatctctgtgtcaacagttcaTATCAAATGGTAAAACATCGCTACAATTGTTTGGCATGGAGCTTTAGATTAggttatttgtttgttatttaaacACTCACCTGCTCTTCTAAAGCAGTTATGACTGAAACAAGAATGGTTATCCCGAGCTCTTCTTTGAATTCTTTCAGTGTCTTTGCGTTTTTTTCTTGGAAAAATGTTCACGGGTAAGCATGGTGTACTACAGCGGAAACAGGGGCTCCGTGTGTTTCCCATTTGACCAAATCCTCTGCAAGCAAGCATATTTGATCAAATATAAGAATTGTTTCATTAAAGTTACTTCTGCTTATTGTGGTTTCCTGAAATCGattgtattttattgaaaaaaaacacgtGTGAAATATACTAAACCAcatttacgataaaagagatgattttagctttccaattgtgaactttccatatctaagtaacaacattccagcagcacctgcttACGGGGTATATaccttccaattgatacgatattcccgtgcttgcatttcctatcatgattttcttgatagagggttgctgctcacaaggaagctattaaaccaagagttccaaatggtgaaattgaaatcatcctttcgtaaattttacggacgccaccacgagttggttgaccgttatggaacaaccgtttcacaaatgatatcggatatgttccttacgtcgtaactacaatccacttccctttcatgaatgtgacctaccgaattagactatttaccggatttgttataacataagcaacacgacgggtgccacatgtggagcaggatctgcgtatcccttccggatcacctgagatcaccgctagtttttggtggtgttcgtattggttattctttagttttctatgttgtgtcatgtgttcttttgtttgtctgtttgtcttctttcatttttagccagatgttgtcagtttattttcgatttattagtttgactgtctctctggtatcttccgTTCCTCTTTTACAGCAACAGTTGTACACACTTAGCAGTATTTTTGaacagtataataaattaatccTATATggtacaaaatttacaaattagTTTGATGTGCCATACAAAAGTTCGAAAATGTATTTCTTATTAGAAATGAAATCATTGaacacaaaaatacataaaactatAAAGGGTCATAaagtcaacaaaaacaaaaagacgtCAAACCCAATGTCAAACGCCTCTGGATGAGTTTAAATGAAAATCAGTAAAACTGGTTTCTACATACCAGATTTAActataaataatcaaatatttaagCTACTATGTGACCTTTTGTAAAAGCTGCACTTACGGAATCCTTTAGAATGTATTCGCCATAAATTAGGTAAATGAAAACAATCCTAAATTGTGGAACAAACAAAGGATTGGATAAGAATGCAATTCAAGACAATGAAAAGGGCATTTTGTCTTCTACTCGAACAAAAGTTACTTCAAAGAATATTTGATTATTcgaaacaaatatgtcacactaATCACTCAttgaaagaaaaatttaaaaatcattttgacAGTACAGTACAGCGTCACATAATACAAATTAGTCAACAAAACACTTTGTTGTAGAGTAAACAATAAagcaaacatattttattgaatGAGAGCACCAATATAAAATTCCAGTTTTGCTCTGAAACTGTTTTGAACCAAGTGCCACTGATGCGTCTTACTTAGACGAAATGTGTCTTTGGGAACCAAAGTATAAGCCTTGTGTTTTTCTGGAGTTTTAATGACGTTTAAGGAGAAAATTGCATTTAACAATTACAGAATATCGAAGggattacctttttttttataagaatacaATCATTCTTATTATGTCCTTTGTTATTCTTTCAAAACCTACTGGGTGGGAATTTAGTGAAGTTTTCGCCATCAAATTGTTTTACAAGCAATAAAGTAGATGTTAATCTGGCGTCAGACATGATTTTGATAGTGGTTGCACTTACATTTATGAAATCATCTACCAATGATAGACCCAAAACATAGGATAGACGACGACTGGTAGATTTAAGAGGTCTCGACCAGTGGTGAAACCAAAAACTTTAGAATACAATGATGTATGGAACATCAAATACACCAGCCAATATTTTGTTGGATCacaattattgtcattttaacCGGGTTTGTATATTTGGGTTGCACAACTCATTTTGTCAATATAACCGAACTATAGACAGGGAAGTTTAGATAGGAATAAATCAGGTTAacccatttttcaaaaattgccTATACCAAGTCCAGAAAATGGCTGTTATTTTCACTTGTTATGTTGATTAAAAGCGTTTAATTATGTCAGTGTGTATGGACTCTCCCTTTATGATTTGCTTCAGagttccttatttttatatactttttagcCAAATATCAACTTTTTATACGGCAAAATCATCACTCTTCCCAAGTTTCTAATacttatacaaacaaacaaaaatatttatccaACATcaactttatattgtattttttcttgaataatcctttcaaaatatgttatttgGTTGCTAGTGTAGCTCTGAGACACAAAACAGCTACAGTAAGAAAAAGTATTcaaatcatgtttgtttatacCACCAGACTATCTAAGAAGGATGAAAACGAAAATTTGCTGCTATCCTAAGTATTATATATAGcggttaatttatttttttctcgcttgatggagtcaaaaagcgagacatggGTATGATGTTTCCATTTTCATGGAGATTTTTGGTCCTGCACCTTCAGTTATGGTATATTGAcgttgaaacttttgcttagttttcatgtaatagattgtgtttaagtttgtttaaagggaactacttatgataagtaaatcgtatttggtatgcagttgtattagcattggcacatctcatttccatggagattgtttagccatgtaccttaagtcatggttcattgactttgaataattgcaaaacttacatgttaaagtgttgctattttgatttcaatatttgcattatcaaaattacacaAAAAGCGAAACGTATCTCAGCTTATGTTTATAACACACTACATTTTGCCAATTTATTGAAAGATTTTGTTGtgagtttttatttttagcttttatataattaattttacttttaagtttCGAATCAACTTGATACAAGTCTACAATAATATAAGAAAATCAAGATCAAAGCTATCACAAATTCACAACGCACATTTTTTTGTGTACGAGTATCAGAATGCTTATTTCAATTGGTGGtcaaatataatagaaaaactaTATACCTGAACACATGCTCACAGTTGTTGCAGGCAAATTCTGCCCATCCCCACTCCTTGTTACGAGGTATGGCATCGTATCGAACATAACAACGTTTACATTTTGATACCTGCAAAAACAAGAATATTGACTTTTATTCTATGTATGCATAATTATTATCCAACGATTTATCAAGACAATGTCTATATATAAAGTGAGCACCTGTCCTATAtccatgaaaaatatgaaatcgTTCCAgtagataaagccccaaataacatcgtttttgtctcgcttgacggagtcaaaaagcgagacataggtatgctttTTCCGGTGTCTGCGGCGGCGAcagcggcgtcaacaatgtataagtttgtgattaggtctagtttatggtaaactactagtggtaagtcaaatatatttggtatgcagttgtataagtattggcacatctcattaccatggataTTATTTGATTCCgcccccctcagttatggtctattgactttgaaacttttgcttagttttcatgtattagtttgtgattatgtaagtttatggggaaccactagtggtgaagtaatgataattggtatgcagttgtataagcatcagcatatctcattaccatggagattatttggccccgccccctcattcatggtctattgacttttaaatttttacttaGGTTTAacgtattagtttgtgattaggtcagtttatggaaAACCACTAGTCGTAGGTTAATTAtacttggtatgcagttgtatttatATTGGCACATTTCATTACCATGGAAATTGTTTTACCctccccctcagttatggttAATTGA is from Mytilus galloprovincialis chromosome 6, xbMytGall1.hap1.1, whole genome shotgun sequence and encodes:
- the LOC143080792 gene encoding shiftless antiviral inhibitor of ribosomal frameshifting protein homolog, which encodes MDDIIYRRENDQAGPVPIIRTKIQSLREVLRGRFAYEEAERLINHHQGDVQATVHFALTAELQAIRKISRSDDEGWQIVRNEKAWKELAQQGQFKHEERQYACGPCDNVWWRKVPARKRVSKCKRCYVRYDAIPRNKEWGWAEFACNNCEHVFRGFGQMGNTRSPCFRCSTPCLPVNIFPRKKRKDTERIQRRARDNHSCFSHNCFRRAAGPQMPGICVHPKSLCRGQRAVFPSHSHHSTGSTIDTFLTQDDLFSRMSDFGPDVSDIDEDDGDDSN